A single genomic interval of Nonomuraea rubra harbors:
- a CDS encoding TIGR01777 family oxidoreductase, with translation MAIIVTGASGLLGTALAGALRAEGREVVRLVRRRPQRDDEAFWDPVEQVVDLAALEGAEAVVHLAGASIGGRRWTPAYKRELVTSRTQGTRVLVDALRELSSPPEVLLSASGMDFYGDTGDLVIDEEQGKGRGFLSDLCERWEAEARRAGESGIRTVLARSSLVLSKHGGALGRILPIFRMGLGAPLGTGRQYWSWISVDDWVGAALHVLRTRDLDGPVNFTAPSPVTNAEFTRTLGKALRRGTMPIPVPAFALAAGLGEFAREGLLVSHRLEPAKLTAGGYRFAHTRLDEALRAVL, from the coding sequence ATGGCGATCATCGTGACGGGCGCGTCGGGGCTGCTCGGGACGGCGCTGGCCGGGGCGCTGCGGGCCGAGGGGCGTGAGGTGGTCCGCCTGGTGCGGAGGCGGCCGCAGAGGGACGACGAGGCGTTCTGGGACCCCGTGGAGCAGGTCGTGGACCTGGCCGCCCTCGAAGGCGCCGAGGCCGTCGTGCATCTGGCGGGCGCGTCGATCGGCGGCAGGCGGTGGACGCCCGCGTACAAGCGCGAGCTGGTCACCAGCCGCACCCAGGGCACGCGGGTGCTGGTGGACGCGCTGCGCGAGCTGTCATCGCCGCCCGAGGTGCTGCTGTCGGCCTCCGGCATGGACTTCTACGGCGACACCGGCGACCTGGTGATCGACGAGGAGCAGGGCAAGGGCCGCGGGTTCCTGTCGGACCTGTGCGAGCGGTGGGAGGCCGAGGCGCGGCGGGCCGGCGAGTCGGGGATCAGGACGGTGCTGGCGCGCTCGTCGCTGGTGCTGAGCAAGCACGGCGGGGCGCTCGGGCGGATCCTGCCGATCTTCAGGATGGGGCTGGGCGCGCCGCTCGGCACGGGCAGGCAGTACTGGTCGTGGATCAGCGTGGACGACTGGGTGGGGGCGGCGCTGCACGTCCTCAGGACCCGGGACCTCGACGGGCCGGTGAACTTCACGGCGCCGTCGCCCGTCACGAACGCCGAATTCACCAGGACCCTCGGCAAGGCCCTGCGCCGGGGCACGATGCCGATCCCTGTTCCGGCGTTCGCGCTGGCAGCGGGGCTGGGCGAGTTCGCCCGCGAGGGGTTGCTGGTCAGCCATAGGCTGGAGCCGGCCAAGCTGACGGCCGGCGGCTATCGCTTCGCGCATACGCGTCTCGACGAGGCGCTACGCGCCGTACTGTAG
- a CDS encoding helix-turn-helix domain-containing protein, whose translation MAVLIRTSDLPAARRHDAWRGIVCDTLGPLDLRIDPDAPLRGEIEFGKLGAVGVGRIKTSTPHSIHRTPGMIHRDNPELYRVVLTLAGSPRLSQDGRNTQLSRGEFAIYDFSRPYELAYDSAVRLVVFSFPREQLAVPVDAVAELAALPIGAESGAAALAVPLLRRVALDHETYRPGSAARLSGVVTDLVSAAVAERLDLARSLPADARQRTLLMEVHAFIEQRLGEIDLDPATVAAAHHISVRYLHRLFESENTTVAAWIRQRRLERCRADLISGGGRSVSAVGARWGLPDAAHFSRLFRQAYGMPPAEYRRAHTVR comes from the coding sequence ATGGCCGTGCTGATCCGCACCAGTGACCTGCCCGCGGCGCGCCGCCACGATGCGTGGCGCGGCATCGTCTGCGACACGCTGGGCCCGCTCGACCTGCGCATCGATCCCGACGCCCCGCTGCGCGGCGAGATCGAGTTCGGCAAGCTCGGCGCCGTCGGCGTCGGCCGGATCAAGACGTCCACGCCGCACAGCATCCACCGCACGCCGGGCATGATCCACCGCGACAACCCCGAGCTGTACCGCGTGGTGCTCACGCTGGCGGGCAGCCCGCGCCTGTCCCAGGACGGCCGGAACACGCAGCTCAGCCGCGGCGAGTTCGCGATCTACGACTTCTCGCGGCCGTACGAGCTGGCCTACGACTCGGCGGTGCGGCTGGTGGTGTTCAGCTTCCCGCGCGAGCAGCTCGCCGTGCCCGTCGACGCGGTGGCGGAGCTGGCCGCGCTGCCCATCGGGGCGGAGTCGGGGGCCGCCGCCCTGGCCGTGCCGCTGCTGCGGCGGGTGGCGCTGGATCACGAGACCTACCGGCCGGGCAGCGCGGCCCGGCTGTCGGGCGTGGTGACGGACCTGGTCAGCGCCGCCGTGGCCGAACGCCTGGACCTGGCGCGGTCGCTGCCCGCCGACGCCCGGCAGCGTACGTTACTGATGGAGGTGCACGCGTTCATCGAGCAGCGGCTGGGCGAGATCGACCTCGATCCGGCGACCGTCGCGGCCGCGCACCACATCTCCGTGCGGTACCTGCACCGGCTCTTCGAGTCGGAGAACACGACGGTGGCCGCCTGGATCCGGCAGCGCCGCCTCGAACGTTGCCGCGCGGACCTGATCTCGGGCGGCGGCCGGTCCGTCAGCGCGGTCGGCGCCCGGTGGGGGCTGCCCGACGCGGCGCATTTCTCCAGATTGTTCCGGCAGGCGTACGGGATGCCGCCCGCCGAGTACCGCCGCGCCCACACCGTGCGCTGA
- the sucB gene encoding 2-oxoglutarate dehydrogenase, E2 component, dihydrolipoamide succinyltransferase produces MPVSVQMPQLGESVTEGTVTRWLKKEGERVEADEPLLEVSTDKVDTEIPSPSAGVLTKIVVAEDETVEVGAELAVIDENGQPGAAAPAPEAAPAPAPEPEPAPAPEPEPAPAPQASSIPQPAPAQPAPAPAPAPAPAPAPAPAPQAAPPAQPAAPAPAAPSGDSPYVTPLVRKLANEHGVDLDSIDGTGVGGRIRKQDVLEAAKAQREKAAAAQQPAAPAPAAAPAAAPAAPAAQAAPVAAAPEPVEVDTTLRGRTEKMTRLRQTIAKRMVESLQTAAQLTSVVEVDVTKIAQLRAKAKDDFFRREGVKLTFTPFFAMATVEALKQHPKLNATINNETNEVTYFDVENLGMAVDTERGLLAAVVKNAGDLNLAGLARKITDLAERTRNNQVTPDEITGGTFTLTNTGSRGALFDTPILNQPQVGMLGTGAVVKRPVVIDTPEGEVIAVRSMVYLALTYDHRLVDGADAARFLTTIKRRLEEGRFEAQLGLA; encoded by the coding sequence ATGCCGGTCTCCGTACAGATGCCCCAGCTCGGCGAGAGCGTTACCGAGGGCACGGTAACCCGTTGGCTGAAGAAGGAGGGCGAGCGCGTCGAGGCCGACGAGCCGCTCCTCGAAGTCTCGACCGACAAGGTCGACACCGAGATCCCGTCGCCGTCCGCCGGCGTGCTCACCAAGATCGTCGTGGCTGAGGACGAGACGGTCGAGGTCGGCGCCGAGCTGGCCGTCATCGACGAGAACGGCCAGCCGGGCGCCGCCGCCCCGGCGCCGGAGGCGGCCCCCGCGCCGGCTCCGGAGCCCGAGCCCGCTCCGGCCCCGGAGCCCGAGCCCGCTCCCGCTCCGCAGGCGTCCTCGATCCCGCAGCCGGCTCCGGCGCAGCCCGCCCCGGCTCCCGCGCCCGCTCCGGCTCCTGCCCCGGCCCCGGCGCCCGCGCCGCAGGCCGCTCCCCCGGCCCAGCCCGCCGCCCCGGCTCCGGCCGCGCCCTCGGGCGACAGCCCGTACGTGACGCCGCTGGTGCGCAAGCTCGCCAACGAGCACGGCGTCGACCTCGACTCCATCGACGGCACCGGCGTGGGCGGCCGGATCCGCAAGCAGGACGTCCTGGAGGCCGCCAAGGCCCAGCGCGAGAAGGCCGCCGCCGCCCAGCAGCCGGCCGCTCCGGCTCCCGCGGCCGCGCCCGCCGCCGCCCCGGCCGCGCCCGCCGCCCAGGCCGCCCCGGTGGCCGCGGCTCCCGAGCCGGTGGAGGTCGACACGACGCTGCGCGGCCGTACGGAGAAGATGACGCGCCTGCGTCAGACCATCGCCAAGCGCATGGTCGAGTCGCTGCAGACGGCGGCGCAGCTCACGTCGGTCGTCGAGGTCGACGTGACGAAGATCGCCCAGCTCCGGGCGAAGGCGAAGGACGACTTCTTCCGCCGCGAGGGTGTGAAGCTGACCTTCACCCCGTTCTTCGCGATGGCCACGGTCGAGGCGCTCAAGCAGCACCCGAAGCTCAACGCCACGATCAACAACGAGACCAACGAGGTCACGTACTTCGACGTGGAGAACCTCGGCATGGCGGTCGACACCGAGCGCGGCCTGCTCGCGGCCGTCGTCAAGAACGCCGGTGACCTCAACCTCGCCGGTCTCGCCCGCAAGATCACCGACCTCGCCGAGCGCACCCGCAACAACCAGGTGACGCCCGACGAGATCACCGGCGGCACGTTCACGCTGACCAACACGGGCAGCCGGGGCGCGCTGTTCGACACGCCGATCCTCAACCAGCCGCAGGTCGGCATGCTCGGCACGGGCGCCGTCGTGAAGCGGCCCGTGGTGATCGACACGCCTGAGGGCGAGGTCATCGCGGTGCGGTCGATGGTGTACCTGGCGCTGACGTACGACCACCGCCTGGTGGACGGCGCCGACGCGGCCCGCTTCCTGACGACGATCAAGCGTCGTCTCGAGGAGGGGCGCTTCGAGGCGCAGCTCGGCCTCGCGTAA
- a CDS encoding peptidase E gives MTRSGQSHILAVGGGSFRPSRRHGQIEASALLRYGLDLTGQDRPKLGLVATAMGDSADWVLKMYGAFASWDVEVSHLTVFPMPNVPDPRAWILEQDMIYVSGGSVANLMALWRLHGLDEAFEEAWRAGVVLSGQSAGALCWHVGGNTDSFGPDLRVWSEGMALLPYSCGVHYNAEPQRRPLLQRSVAEGELPAGYAADENVGLHYVGTEFIQAVSTEPGSYAYKVETDGAGKVKEFRIEPRLLTP, from the coding sequence ATGACCCGGTCAGGACAGTCGCACATCCTCGCCGTCGGGGGCGGGTCGTTCCGCCCCAGCAGGCGCCACGGCCAGATCGAGGCCAGTGCCCTGCTGCGTTACGGCCTCGACCTGACCGGCCAGGACCGTCCGAAGCTCGGCCTGGTGGCCACGGCGATGGGCGACTCGGCCGACTGGGTGCTGAAGATGTACGGCGCCTTCGCGAGCTGGGACGTCGAGGTGAGCCATCTGACGGTGTTCCCGATGCCGAACGTGCCGGATCCGCGGGCGTGGATCCTGGAGCAGGACATGATCTATGTCAGCGGTGGCAGCGTGGCGAACCTGATGGCGTTGTGGCGGCTGCACGGGCTCGACGAGGCGTTCGAGGAGGCGTGGCGGGCCGGGGTGGTGCTGTCGGGGCAGAGCGCGGGCGCGCTGTGCTGGCACGTCGGCGGCAACACCGACTCCTTCGGCCCCGACCTGCGGGTGTGGTCCGAGGGGATGGCGCTGCTGCCGTACTCGTGCGGGGTGCACTACAACGCCGAGCCGCAGCGCCGCCCGCTGCTGCAGCGGTCGGTGGCGGAGGGCGAGCTGCCCGCCGGGTACGCCGCCGACGAGAACGTCGGCCTGCACTACGTGGGCACGGAGTTCATCCAGGCCGTGAGCACGGAGCCGGGCTCGTACGCGTACAAGGTGGAGACCGACGGTGCGGGAAAGGTAAAGGAGTTCAGGATCGAGCCGCGTTTGCTGACCCCCTGA
- the lipB gene encoding lipoyl(octanoyl) transferase LipB, translating to MRPIPGDDPHALAIVRLGVDVPYEQAWSLQRWVHGKRVAGELTDTVLILEHAPVYTAGKRTAPHERPSDGTPVVDVDRGGRLTWHGPGQLVAYPIVAITDVVAFACRLEDAMIQVCADFGVTARRVAGRAGVWALGDPALGLPDRQLGAVGLRLARGVTMHGFALNCANDPRWYNRITPCGIPDVGVTSLSAETGRRIVVEEVMPIAEKRLAEALGKEPFDLHEEDLLRR from the coding sequence ATGCGCCCCATCCCCGGGGACGATCCCCACGCACTCGCCATCGTCCGACTCGGTGTCGACGTCCCCTACGAGCAGGCCTGGTCGTTGCAGCGCTGGGTGCACGGCAAGCGGGTCGCCGGAGAGCTCACCGACACCGTCCTGATCCTTGAGCACGCGCCCGTCTACACGGCGGGCAAGCGCACCGCCCCGCACGAGCGCCCCTCCGACGGCACCCCCGTCGTCGACGTCGATCGCGGCGGGCGGCTGACCTGGCACGGGCCCGGGCAGCTGGTGGCCTATCCGATCGTGGCGATCACCGACGTGGTGGCGTTCGCCTGCCGCCTGGAGGACGCGATGATCCAGGTGTGCGCCGACTTCGGGGTCACGGCCAGGCGGGTGGCCGGCAGGGCGGGGGTCTGGGCGCTCGGCGACCCGGCCCTCGGCCTGCCCGACCGCCAGCTCGGCGCGGTCGGCCTGCGGCTGGCGCGCGGCGTGACCATGCACGGCTTCGCGCTCAACTGCGCCAACGACCCCCGCTGGTACAACCGCATCACGCCGTGCGGCATCCCCGACGTGGGCGTCACCTCCCTGTCGGCCGAGACGGGCCGGCGCATCGTGGTCGAGGAGGTCATGCCGATCGCGGAGAAGCGGCTGGCGGAGGCGCTCGGCAAGGAGCCGTTCGACCTGCACGAGGAGGACCTCCTCCGGCGCTGA
- a CDS encoding M48 family metallopeptidase: MTRLCALVLALVVHLLTVAFVVLGGWIILREPGSVLSWIFGGVSLAVGWALRPRLGRLPADAEVLDRASAAELYGVADRVADQVGVKRPAKVAVRDLATRTGYDRVGLARTPVLMLGLPLWLALPPKQRVALLARAYARLPTGDERVVSEALATLDAWRDALVGTGSGPLKARSEAEDKIAASTPMALEAMHPAYDVTGILGRLVGRVLGGPVLLVRYALARLSRAGESRVQARQRALALRAATEAELAELDALEARGGYLAPMQAAALRGESVSAIRRTVLTKFQLTADGVWPSAPHSELLGTHQSDRIDEELAAHYARAIRGFGLIS, encoded by the coding sequence GTGACGCGTCTTTGCGCTCTGGTGCTCGCGCTCGTGGTGCACCTGCTGACGGTGGCGTTCGTGGTGCTGGGCGGGTGGATCATCCTGCGTGAGCCGGGATCGGTCCTGTCGTGGATCTTCGGTGGCGTGAGCCTGGCGGTGGGCTGGGCGCTGCGGCCGCGCCTGGGCCGCCTGCCCGCCGACGCCGAGGTGCTCGACCGCGCCTCGGCCGCGGAGCTGTACGGGGTGGCGGACCGGGTGGCCGACCAGGTGGGGGTCAAGCGACCCGCCAAGGTGGCGGTGCGCGACCTGGCCACGCGCACCGGGTACGACCGCGTCGGGCTGGCGCGCACCCCCGTCCTGATGCTCGGCCTGCCCCTGTGGCTGGCGCTGCCGCCCAAGCAGCGGGTGGCCCTGCTGGCCAGGGCGTACGCGCGGCTGCCCACCGGCGACGAGCGGGTGGTGAGCGAGGCGCTGGCCACGCTGGACGCCTGGCGGGACGCCCTGGTGGGCACCGGCTCTGGGCCGTTGAAGGCCAGGTCGGAGGCGGAGGACAAGATCGCGGCTTCGACGCCGATGGCGCTGGAGGCGATGCACCCCGCGTACGACGTGACAGGCATCCTCGGCCGCCTGGTCGGCCGGGTGCTCGGCGGCCCGGTGCTGCTCGTGCGGTACGCGCTGGCCCGCCTGTCCCGGGCCGGCGAGAGCCGCGTCCAGGCCAGGCAGCGGGCCCTGGCGCTGCGTGCGGCCACCGAGGCGGAGCTGGCCGAGCTGGACGCGCTGGAGGCGCGCGGCGGCTACCTGGCGCCGATGCAGGCGGCGGCGCTGCGCGGCGAGAGCGTCTCGGCGATCCGGCGCACGGTGCTGACCAAGTTCCAGCTCACCGCCGACGGCGTGTGGCCCTCGGCGCCGCACTCCGAGCTGCTCGGCACCCACCAGTCCGACCGGATCGACGAGGAGCTGGCCGCCCACTACGCCCGCGCGATCCGCGGCTTCGGGCTCATCTCCTGA
- a CDS encoding VOC family protein has product MQLFVNMAVKDLDRSSKFFTDLGFNLFGMAQGMASVIISEQTQVMLLEEPVFGSFITKEIADSAKSTEAILCLGVENPAAVDALVDKALAAGATPAGVPLQGGPRYQRGFADLDGHHWEVLCLVPPTE; this is encoded by the coding sequence ATGCAGCTCTTCGTCAACATGGCGGTCAAGGACCTGGACAGGTCGTCGAAGTTCTTCACCGACCTCGGCTTCAACCTGTTCGGCATGGCCCAGGGCATGGCGTCGGTCATCATCAGCGAGCAGACGCAGGTGATGCTGCTGGAGGAGCCGGTGTTCGGCTCGTTCATCACCAAGGAGATCGCCGACTCCGCAAAGAGCACCGAGGCGATCCTGTGCCTCGGCGTGGAGAACCCGGCCGCGGTCGACGCGTTGGTGGACAAGGCCCTGGCCGCCGGCGCCACCCCGGCGGGTGTCCCGCTGCAGGGCGGCCCCCGCTACCAGCGCGGCTTCGCCGACCTCGACGGACACCACTGGGAGGTGCTGTGCCTGGTGCCGCCGACGGAGTGA
- a CDS encoding alpha/beta fold hydrolase: protein MSGSVKSADGTLIAYDRLGEGPAVVLVQGAFSDRRHPLMTAIAEGLARWFTVYNYDRRGRGGSGDTQPYAVEREIEDLAAVAGAAGGAAMVFGGSSGAALALEAAAVNPSISKLAVWEPPYHVDDGAPALPLDFAGQLADLVAMGQRGEAVERFMVEAAEMPREAVAGMRAHPAWAEMEAVAHTLAYEAAVLGPGNALPAARLARIAQPTLVLNGADSAAWMANAGVAVAAAVPGAVRRVLEDQAHNVAPEALVPELLEFFVTA, encoded by the coding sequence ATGTCCGGCTCGGTGAAGTCGGCCGACGGGACCCTCATCGCCTACGACCGGCTCGGTGAGGGCCCGGCGGTCGTCCTGGTCCAGGGCGCGTTCTCGGATCGGCGGCATCCGCTGATGACCGCCATCGCCGAAGGACTGGCGCGGTGGTTCACGGTCTACAACTACGACCGCCGCGGGCGCGGCGGCAGCGGTGACACCCAGCCGTACGCGGTGGAGCGGGAGATCGAGGATCTGGCCGCCGTCGCCGGGGCGGCGGGCGGGGCGGCCATGGTGTTCGGCGGCTCGTCGGGCGCGGCGCTGGCGCTGGAGGCGGCGGCGGTGAACCCGTCGATCAGCAAGCTGGCCGTGTGGGAGCCGCCGTACCACGTGGACGACGGCGCGCCCGCTCTCCCCCTCGACTTCGCCGGGCAGCTCGCCGACCTGGTGGCGATGGGGCAGCGGGGTGAGGCGGTGGAGCGGTTCATGGTCGAGGCGGCCGAGATGCCGCGGGAGGCCGTCGCCGGGATGCGGGCGCACCCCGCGTGGGCGGAGATGGAGGCAGTGGCGCACACGCTGGCCTACGAGGCGGCCGTGCTCGGCCCCGGGAACGCGCTGCCCGCGGCGCGGCTGGCCCGCATCGCGCAGCCGACGCTGGTGCTCAACGGGGCCGACAGCGCGGCGTGGATGGCGAACGCGGGGGTGGCGGTGGCGGCGGCCGTGCCGGGGGCGGTGCGGCGGGTGCTGGAGGACCAGGCGCACAACGTGGCGCCGGAGGCGCTGGTGCCCGAGCTGCTGGAGTTCTTCGTCACGGCCTGA
- the lpdA gene encoding dihydrolipoyl dehydrogenase encodes MAYDIVVLGGGSGGYACALRAAELGKSVALIEKDKIGGTCLHRGCIPTKALLHSAEVADETRESESYGVKARFEGIDVQGVHAFKDKIVTRAWKGVQGLLKAAGVTIVEGEGRLVGANSVQVGSEVYEGRNLVLATGSAPKSLPGLEIDGERVITSEHTLKMDRVPTSVIVLGGGVIGVELASVYRSFGAEVTIVEALPHLLPTEEESSSKLLERAFRRRGIKYELGVFFDGAKTTETGVVVTLANGKTLDAELLLVAVGRGAVSAGMGFEEQGIAIERGAVVVDEHCRTSVPGVYAIGDLIPTLQLAHAGFAEGIMVAEHIAGLNPPPIDYAGVPRITYSDPEVASVGLTSAQAAERGIETVEQVYDLAGNPKSQILGTSGAVKVIAEKDGRVVGVHMVGRRIGELVTEGQLIYNWEALPAEVAQLIHAHPTQSEAMGEAMLALAGKPLHVHN; translated from the coding sequence GTGGCCTATGACATCGTCGTCCTAGGGGGCGGCAGCGGCGGTTACGCCTGTGCCCTGAGGGCGGCTGAGCTGGGCAAGTCGGTCGCCCTGATCGAAAAGGACAAGATCGGCGGCACCTGCCTCCACAGGGGCTGCATCCCCACGAAGGCCCTGCTGCACTCCGCCGAGGTCGCCGACGAGACCCGCGAGAGCGAGTCGTACGGCGTCAAGGCGCGTTTCGAGGGCATCGACGTCCAGGGCGTCCACGCCTTCAAGGACAAGATCGTCACTCGGGCCTGGAAGGGCGTGCAGGGCCTGCTGAAGGCCGCGGGCGTGACGATCGTCGAGGGCGAGGGCCGCCTCGTCGGAGCCAACAGCGTCCAGGTCGGCTCCGAGGTCTACGAGGGCCGCAACCTCGTCCTGGCCACGGGCTCCGCCCCCAAGTCGCTGCCGGGCCTGGAGATCGACGGCGAGCGCGTCATCACCAGCGAGCACACGCTCAAGATGGACCGCGTGCCCACCTCGGTGATCGTGCTGGGCGGCGGCGTCATCGGCGTCGAGCTGGCCAGCGTCTACCGCTCGTTCGGCGCCGAGGTGACGATCGTCGAGGCGCTGCCGCACCTGCTGCCGACCGAGGAGGAGTCCAGCTCCAAGCTGCTGGAGCGGGCCTTCCGCCGCCGCGGCATCAAGTACGAGCTGGGCGTCTTCTTCGACGGCGCCAAGACCACCGAGACGGGCGTGGTCGTCACCCTGGCCAACGGCAAGACCCTCGACGCCGAGCTGCTGCTCGTCGCGGTCGGCCGCGGCGCGGTGTCGGCGGGCATGGGCTTCGAGGAGCAGGGCATCGCCATCGAGCGCGGCGCGGTCGTGGTCGACGAGCACTGCCGCACCTCCGTGCCCGGCGTCTACGCCATCGGCGACCTGATCCCGACCCTGCAGCTCGCGCACGCGGGGTTCGCCGAGGGCATCATGGTGGCCGAGCACATCGCCGGCCTCAACCCGCCGCCCATCGACTACGCGGGCGTGCCGCGCATCACCTACTCCGACCCCGAGGTGGCCTCGGTGGGCCTGACCTCGGCGCAGGCGGCCGAGCGCGGCATCGAGACCGTCGAGCAGGTCTACGACCTGGCGGGCAACCCCAAGAGCCAGATCCTCGGCACCTCGGGCGCCGTGAAGGTCATCGCCGAGAAGGACGGGCGCGTCGTCGGCGTCCACATGGTGGGCCGGCGCATCGGCGAGCTCGTCACCGAAGGGCAGCTCATCTACAACTGGGAGGCCCTGCCCGCAGAGGTCGCCCAGCTCATCCACGCACACCCGACCCAGTCCGAGGCCATGGGTGAGGCGATGCTGGCCCTGGCCGGCAAGCCGCTGCACGTACACAACTAA
- the lipA gene encoding lipoyl synthase translates to MTVAPEGRKLLRLEVRNAETPIERKPPWIKTKLRTGPEYTELKSLVRREGLHTVCEEAGCPNIYECWEDREATFLIGGDQCTRRCDFCQIDTGKPKEYDRDEPRRVAESVQQMGLKYATVTGVARDDLPDGGAWLYAETARQIHALLPDCGVELLVPDFNGNREQLEEVFSSKPEVFAHNVETVPRIFKRIRPAFRYERSLGVITTAREAGLVTKSNLILGMGETREEIVEAMRDLHAAGTDLLTITQYLRPTPRHHPVERWVKPEEFVELQAEAEAIGFAGVLSGPLVRSSYRAGRLYKQAIEARQTA, encoded by the coding sequence GTGACCGTTGCTCCTGAAGGCCGAAAGCTCCTCCGCCTGGAGGTGCGTAACGCCGAAACCCCTATCGAGCGCAAGCCCCCGTGGATCAAGACCAAGCTGAGGACGGGCCCCGAATACACCGAGCTGAAATCGCTCGTGCGCCGGGAGGGCCTGCACACGGTCTGTGAAGAGGCGGGCTGTCCGAATATCTACGAGTGCTGGGAGGATCGCGAGGCGACCTTCCTCATCGGCGGCGACCAGTGCACCCGGCGCTGCGACTTCTGCCAGATCGACACGGGCAAGCCGAAGGAATACGACCGCGACGAGCCGCGCAGGGTGGCCGAGTCCGTCCAGCAGATGGGCCTGAAGTACGCGACCGTGACCGGCGTGGCCCGCGACGACCTGCCCGACGGCGGTGCCTGGCTCTACGCCGAGACCGCGCGCCAGATCCACGCGCTGCTGCCCGACTGCGGCGTCGAGCTGCTGGTGCCCGACTTCAACGGCAACCGCGAGCAGCTGGAGGAGGTCTTCTCCAGCAAGCCCGAGGTGTTCGCGCACAACGTCGAGACGGTGCCGCGGATCTTCAAGCGCATCCGTCCCGCCTTCCGCTACGAGCGCTCGCTCGGCGTGATCACGACGGCCCGCGAGGCCGGGCTGGTGACCAAGTCCAACCTGATCCTGGGCATGGGCGAGACGCGCGAGGAGATCGTGGAGGCCATGCGCGACCTGCACGCGGCGGGCACCGACCTGCTCACGATCACGCAGTACCTGCGGCCGACGCCGCGCCACCACCCGGTGGAGCGGTGGGTCAAGCCGGAGGAGTTCGTGGAGCTGCAGGCCGAGGCCGAGGCGATCGGGTTCGCCGGGGTGCTGTCCGGGCCGCTGGTGCGCTCGTCGTACCGGGCGGGCCGGCTCTACAAGCAGGCCATCGAGGCCCGCCAGACCGCCTGA